Proteins encoded by one window of Lepeophtheirus salmonis chromosome 3, UVic_Lsal_1.4, whole genome shotgun sequence:
- the LOC121114076 gene encoding heart- and neural crest derivatives-expressed protein 2 codes for MSVNESPQEDYYSSSSSTSYYDDSGAHSYSSSSFYSYQGSQAQQQAHYSHSNNGYYDYSQNMQSQNSHHHIQHHSQAPQQQSNNQYDYNNYSDENHLYSSPNDYFGESRTPTLPHNQGGTGSGAGLISTKRKSPVFGPGSNKKERRRTQSINNAFASLRDCIPNVPCDTKLSKIKTLRLATSYIDYLITLLNSENSDNILLEGFKVDIHKKWNDKSEDQKRRELEEELNSGGASNRGSNKMVKGGGGRTGWPQHVWALELK; via the exons atgtCCGTGAATGAGAGTCCGCAGGAGGATTACTACTCCTCCTCGTCTTCCACATCCTACTACGATGACTCCGGAGCGCATTCTTATTCCTCTTCATCTTTTTACTCCTATCAAGGAAGTCAGGCACAGCAACAAGCACATTACTCTCACAGCAACAATGGATACTACGATTACTCCCAAAACATGCAATCCCAAAATTCTCATCATCACATACAGCATCATTCACAAGCCCCACAGCAGCAATCTAATAATCAGTATGACTACAACAATTACTCGGATGAGAATCACCTCTATTCTTCCCCCAATGACTACTTTGGAGAATCCCGTACTCCCACGTTACCTCATAATCAAGGAGGAACAGGAAGCGGGGCAGGCCTCATCTCTACAAAGAGAAAATCCCCCGTGTTTGGACCTGGTAGTAACAAAAAGGAGCGTCGACGAACTCAGTCCATCAACAATGCCTTTGCATCCCTTCGTGACTGCATACCCAACGTACCCTGCGACACGAAATTGAGTAAAATTAAGACACTCAGACTTGCTACATCATATATAGATTATCTTATTACCTTACTCAACTCTGAAAATTCGGATAATATCCTGTTGGAGGGGTTTAAGGtggatattcataaaaaatggaatgacAAGTCAGAGGATCAGAAAAGGAGAGAATTG gaAGAGGAACTGAATAGCGGCGGGGCAAGTAATCGAGGATCCAACAAAATGGTCAAAGGTGGAGGAGGAAGAACTGGGTGGCCTCAACACGTATGGGCTCTAgaacttaaataa